One window of the Falco biarmicus isolate bFalBia1 chromosome 2, bFalBia1.pri, whole genome shotgun sequence genome contains the following:
- the TUBGCP5 gene encoding gamma-tubulin complex component 5 isoform X2 — MATPLLASPGRRSRFEQEQDRAVRALVRCVTGLPEEELGGSRFQTALNFAWSNFRFHRFLDVNSHKVERTIEGIHEKLIVHSDLGKAASWKRLTEKFLNLPLPSVEETKTDTHYSILSLLLCLSDSPSNTTYVEKPRVKEVDSFLNDLCTFPRRCFECTFSPFQECEYEEVISNNTNYKKEEEFDWGKYLMEGEEIYFGPGDWSGESEEEEDTQPLSREDSGIQVDRTPLEDQDPNKKTVPNVSWKVGEPDARSWLEQHVVPQYWTGRAPRFSHSLHLHSNLAAVWDHHLYTSDPLYVPEERTLVTETQVIRETLWLLSGVKKLFIFQLNDGKVAVRNDIIVTHLTHNCLRSVLEQIAAYGQVVFRLQKFIDEVMGHSPESIMHGTASTPKKTTEAPFRTYQAFMWALYKYFISFKEELTEIEKCIINKDKTVTLSIVIDKLSPRLAQLKVLHKVFSTGVAEVPPDTRNVVRASHLLNTLYKAILEYDSVGEASEQTVSLLFSLWVETVRPYLQIVDEWIVHGNLFDPAKEFIIQRNKNVPVNHRDFWYATYTLYSVSEKTENEEKMSDNASASSGSDQAPSSRQHTMVSFLKPVLKQIIMAGKSMQLLKNLQCKDGSPQQAASRDAERKSLYTLFLESVQSRLRHGEESVPDIITEQQATKQSLIKMQSIAERHLELDDVHDPLLAINFARLYLEQSDFHEKFTGGDVCVDRSSESVTCQTFELTLRSCLYPHIDKEYLECCGNLMQTLKEDYRLVEYLQAMRNFFLLEAGDTMYDFYTSIFDKIREKETWQNVAFLNVQLQEAVGQRYPEDSARLSISFESVDTAKKKLPVHTLDGLTLSYKVPWPVDIVISLECQKIYNQVFLLLLQIKWAKYSLDVLRFDELVCAAENPEAKEGTVVEQRMLPLFGVQTESIKQQIHRMFLLRVKLMHFVNSLHNYIMTRILHSTGLEFQHQVEEAKDLDQLIKIHYRYLSTIHDRCLLREKVSFVKEAIMKVLNLVLMFADRWQAGLGAWKMESIEKMESDFKNCHMFLVTVLNKAVCRGSFPHLESLALSLMAGMEQS; from the exons ATGGCGACGCCGCTGCTGGCCTCGCCGGGCCGCCGCAGCCGGTTCGAGCAGGAGCAGGACCGGGCCGTCCGCGCGCTGGTGCGCTGCGTGACCGGCCTGCctgaggaggagctgggcgGCTCCCGGTTCCAGACAGCGCTGAATTTCGCTTGGTCCAACTTCAG ATTTCACCGTTTTCTTGATGTGAACAGTCACAAAGTGGAGAGGACGATAGAAGG AATTCATGAAAAATTGATAGTTCATTCTGACCTTGGAAAAGCTGCAAGCTGGAAGAGACTAACAGAAAAATTTCTGAACTTGCCACTCCCAAGTGTTGAAGAAACAAAG ACAGATACACACTATTCCATACTGTCTCTTCTGTTGTGTTTGTCTGATTCTCCATCCAACACCACCTATGTGGAAAAACCAAGAGTCAAAGAAGTGG ATTCCTTTTTGAATGATCTCTGCACATTCCCTCGGCGGTGTTTTGAATGCACTTTCAGCCCATTCCAGGAATGTGAATATGAAGAGGTTATCTCAAACAACACTAATTACA aaaaggaagaagaatttgATTGGGGAAAGTATCTgatggaaggagaagaaatctACTTTGGCCCAGGT GATTGGTCTGGAGAAagtgaagaggaggaagacacTCAGCCTTTGAGCAGAGAGGACTCTGGTATTCAAGTAGACAGGACGCCTTTAGAAGACCAAGATCCAAATAAGAAAACAGTACCTAACGTTTCCTGGAAAG TTGGTGAACCCGATGCTCgcagctggctggagcagcaTGTAGTTCCTCAGTACTGGACGGGAAGAGCTCCTCGCTTTTCACATAGTTTGCACTTGCATTCCAACCTGGCTGCAGTCTG gGACCACCACTTGTACACCAGTGATCCTTTATATGTGCCAGAGGAGAGAACACTAGTCACTGAAACTCAGGTTATACGGGAAACTCTCTG gcTACTTTCAGGagtgaaaaagctttttatatTTCAGCTGAATGACGGAAAAGTGGCTGTGCGGAATGATATTATTGTAACTCATTTAACACAT aattGCCTGAGATCTGTATTGGAACAGATAGCGGCATATGGTCAAGTTGTGTTTAGGCTACAGAAGTTTATTGATGAAGTGATGGGACACAGCCCGGAAAGCATAATGCATGGAACAGCTTCTACTCCAAAGAAAACTACTGAAGCCCCATTCAGAACCTACCAAGCTTTTATGTGGGCCttgtataaatatttcattagctTTAAAGAAGAACTTACTGAAATTGAAAAATGCATAATCAACAAAG ataaaacagTCACACTTTCAATAGTAATAGATAAGTTGTCTCCCCGGCTGGCACAGCTGAAGGTGCTTCACAAAGTTTTCAGCACAGGAGTAGCGGAAGTGCCACCTGACACCAGAAATGTTGTACGAGCATCTCATCTGCTTAATACTCTCTACAAAGCTATTCTTGAATATGACAGTGTTGGAGAAGCGTCTGAGCAAACG GTATCTCTTCTGTTCTCTCTCTGGGTTGAAACTGTGAGGCCATACTTACAGATAGTGGATGAGTGGATAGTCCATGGTAATCTGTTTGATCCTGCAAAGGAATTTATCATTCAGAG aaacAAAAACGTTCCAGTTAATCACAGAGATTTTTGGTATGCTACCTACACGTTATATAGTGTGTCAGAGAAGACTGAGAATGAAGAGAAGATGAGCGATAATGCCAGCGCTAGTTCTGGCAGTGATCAGGCCCCTTCAAGCAGGCAACACACTATGGTCTCTTTTCTGAAACCTGTGCTGAAGCAAATCATCATGGCTGGAAAATCCATGCAGCTGTTGAAGAATCTTCAGTGCAAAGATGGCTCTCCACAGCAGGCTGCGTCAAGAG ATGCTGAACGAAAGAGTTTGTATACGCTGTTCTTGGAATCGGTGCAGTCTCGCCTGCGGCATGGAGAAGAGTCTGTTCCAGATATTATTACAGAACAGCAGGCCACAAAGCAGAGCCTGATAAAGATGCAGTCTATAGCAGAAAGACACTTGGAACTGGACGATGTCCATGACCCACTGCTGGCTATTAATTTTGCCAG attgTATTTGGAACAGAGTGACTTCCACGAGAAGTTTACTGGTGGAGATGTTTGCGTGGATAGATCTTCAGAATCCGTGACCTGCCAGACTTTTGAACTGACATTGAGGTCTTGCCTTTATCCCCATATAGACAAGGAATACTTGGAATGCTGTGGTAATTTAATGCAAACTTTAAAGGAGGATTATAG GCTTGTAGAATATTTGCAGGCAATGAGAAACTTCTTCTTACTTGAAGCTGGAGATACCATGTATGACTTCTATACGTCTATTTTTGACAAAATTAGAGAAAAGGAGACTTGGCAGAATGTTGCTTTCTTAAATGTTCAACTTCAGGAAGCGGTTGGGCAACGCTATCCAGAGGACAGTGCAAG GTTGTCTATATCATTTGAAAGTGTTGATACGGCAAAGAAGAAACTCCCTGTCCACACCTTAGATGGTTTGACATTAAGTTACAAG GTTCCTTGGCCTGTGGATATAGTTATAAGCTTAGAGTGCCAAAAAATTTACAATCAAGTTTTTCTGCTCTTACTGCAAATAAAGTGGGCCAAGTATAGTCTAGATGTTTTACGATTTGATG aactagtctgtgctgcagaaaacCCAGAGGCAAAGGAAGGAACTGTAGTAGAACAAAGAATGCTTCCTCTATTTGGAGTGCAAACAGAAAGTATAAAACAACAAATACATCGCATGTTCCTCTTAAGAGTGAAACTTATGCATTTTGTTAACAGCCTGCACAACTACATCATGACTAGG ATTCTTCACAGTACAGGCTTGGAGTTTCAGCATCAGGTAGAAGAAGCCAAAGATTTAGATCAGTTGATAAAGATTCATTATAGATACCTGTCTACAATCCATGATCGCTGCCTACTGAGAGAAAAG GTGAGCTTTGTGAAAGAAGCTATAATGAAAGTATTAAATTTAGTACTGATGTTTGCAGACCGCTGGCAGGCTGGTTTGGGGGCTTGGAA GATGGAATCCATAGAGAAGatggaatctgattttaaaaactgtcaCATGTTTCTTGTAACTGTTCTCAACAAAGCTGTCTGTCGAGGCTCTTTTCCACACT TGGAATCTTTAGCTTTGTCACTGATGGCTGGCATGGAACAAAGTTAA
- the TUBGCP5 gene encoding gamma-tubulin complex component 5 isoform X1, with the protein MATPLLASPGRRSRFEQEQDRAVRALVRCVTGLPEEELGGSRFQTALNFAWSNFRFHRFLDVNSHKVERTIEGIHEKLIVHSDLGKAASWKRLTEKFLNLPLPSVEETKTDTHYSILSLLLCLSDSPSNTTYVEKPRVKEVDSFLNDLCTFPRRCFECTFSPFQECEYEEVISNNTNYKKEEEFDWGKYLMEGEEIYFGPGVDTPDWSGESEEEEDTQPLSREDSGIQVDRTPLEDQDPNKKTVPNVSWKVGEPDARSWLEQHVVPQYWTGRAPRFSHSLHLHSNLAAVWDHHLYTSDPLYVPEERTLVTETQVIRETLWLLSGVKKLFIFQLNDGKVAVRNDIIVTHLTHNCLRSVLEQIAAYGQVVFRLQKFIDEVMGHSPESIMHGTASTPKKTTEAPFRTYQAFMWALYKYFISFKEELTEIEKCIINKDKTVTLSIVIDKLSPRLAQLKVLHKVFSTGVAEVPPDTRNVVRASHLLNTLYKAILEYDSVGEASEQTVSLLFSLWVETVRPYLQIVDEWIVHGNLFDPAKEFIIQRNKNVPVNHRDFWYATYTLYSVSEKTENEEKMSDNASASSGSDQAPSSRQHTMVSFLKPVLKQIIMAGKSMQLLKNLQCKDGSPQQAASRDAERKSLYTLFLESVQSRLRHGEESVPDIITEQQATKQSLIKMQSIAERHLELDDVHDPLLAINFARLYLEQSDFHEKFTGGDVCVDRSSESVTCQTFELTLRSCLYPHIDKEYLECCGNLMQTLKEDYRLVEYLQAMRNFFLLEAGDTMYDFYTSIFDKIREKETWQNVAFLNVQLQEAVGQRYPEDSARLSISFESVDTAKKKLPVHTLDGLTLSYKVPWPVDIVISLECQKIYNQVFLLLLQIKWAKYSLDVLRFDELVCAAENPEAKEGTVVEQRMLPLFGVQTESIKQQIHRMFLLRVKLMHFVNSLHNYIMTRILHSTGLEFQHQVEEAKDLDQLIKIHYRYLSTIHDRCLLREKVSFVKEAIMKVLNLVLMFADRWQAGLGAWKMESIEKMESDFKNCHMFLVTVLNKAVCRGSFPHLESLALSLMAGMEQS; encoded by the exons ATGGCGACGCCGCTGCTGGCCTCGCCGGGCCGCCGCAGCCGGTTCGAGCAGGAGCAGGACCGGGCCGTCCGCGCGCTGGTGCGCTGCGTGACCGGCCTGCctgaggaggagctgggcgGCTCCCGGTTCCAGACAGCGCTGAATTTCGCTTGGTCCAACTTCAG ATTTCACCGTTTTCTTGATGTGAACAGTCACAAAGTGGAGAGGACGATAGAAGG AATTCATGAAAAATTGATAGTTCATTCTGACCTTGGAAAAGCTGCAAGCTGGAAGAGACTAACAGAAAAATTTCTGAACTTGCCACTCCCAAGTGTTGAAGAAACAAAG ACAGATACACACTATTCCATACTGTCTCTTCTGTTGTGTTTGTCTGATTCTCCATCCAACACCACCTATGTGGAAAAACCAAGAGTCAAAGAAGTGG ATTCCTTTTTGAATGATCTCTGCACATTCCCTCGGCGGTGTTTTGAATGCACTTTCAGCCCATTCCAGGAATGTGAATATGAAGAGGTTATCTCAAACAACACTAATTACA aaaaggaagaagaatttgATTGGGGAAAGTATCTgatggaaggagaagaaatctACTTTGGCCCAGGTGTAGATACACCA GATTGGTCTGGAGAAagtgaagaggaggaagacacTCAGCCTTTGAGCAGAGAGGACTCTGGTATTCAAGTAGACAGGACGCCTTTAGAAGACCAAGATCCAAATAAGAAAACAGTACCTAACGTTTCCTGGAAAG TTGGTGAACCCGATGCTCgcagctggctggagcagcaTGTAGTTCCTCAGTACTGGACGGGAAGAGCTCCTCGCTTTTCACATAGTTTGCACTTGCATTCCAACCTGGCTGCAGTCTG gGACCACCACTTGTACACCAGTGATCCTTTATATGTGCCAGAGGAGAGAACACTAGTCACTGAAACTCAGGTTATACGGGAAACTCTCTG gcTACTTTCAGGagtgaaaaagctttttatatTTCAGCTGAATGACGGAAAAGTGGCTGTGCGGAATGATATTATTGTAACTCATTTAACACAT aattGCCTGAGATCTGTATTGGAACAGATAGCGGCATATGGTCAAGTTGTGTTTAGGCTACAGAAGTTTATTGATGAAGTGATGGGACACAGCCCGGAAAGCATAATGCATGGAACAGCTTCTACTCCAAAGAAAACTACTGAAGCCCCATTCAGAACCTACCAAGCTTTTATGTGGGCCttgtataaatatttcattagctTTAAAGAAGAACTTACTGAAATTGAAAAATGCATAATCAACAAAG ataaaacagTCACACTTTCAATAGTAATAGATAAGTTGTCTCCCCGGCTGGCACAGCTGAAGGTGCTTCACAAAGTTTTCAGCACAGGAGTAGCGGAAGTGCCACCTGACACCAGAAATGTTGTACGAGCATCTCATCTGCTTAATACTCTCTACAAAGCTATTCTTGAATATGACAGTGTTGGAGAAGCGTCTGAGCAAACG GTATCTCTTCTGTTCTCTCTCTGGGTTGAAACTGTGAGGCCATACTTACAGATAGTGGATGAGTGGATAGTCCATGGTAATCTGTTTGATCCTGCAAAGGAATTTATCATTCAGAG aaacAAAAACGTTCCAGTTAATCACAGAGATTTTTGGTATGCTACCTACACGTTATATAGTGTGTCAGAGAAGACTGAGAATGAAGAGAAGATGAGCGATAATGCCAGCGCTAGTTCTGGCAGTGATCAGGCCCCTTCAAGCAGGCAACACACTATGGTCTCTTTTCTGAAACCTGTGCTGAAGCAAATCATCATGGCTGGAAAATCCATGCAGCTGTTGAAGAATCTTCAGTGCAAAGATGGCTCTCCACAGCAGGCTGCGTCAAGAG ATGCTGAACGAAAGAGTTTGTATACGCTGTTCTTGGAATCGGTGCAGTCTCGCCTGCGGCATGGAGAAGAGTCTGTTCCAGATATTATTACAGAACAGCAGGCCACAAAGCAGAGCCTGATAAAGATGCAGTCTATAGCAGAAAGACACTTGGAACTGGACGATGTCCATGACCCACTGCTGGCTATTAATTTTGCCAG attgTATTTGGAACAGAGTGACTTCCACGAGAAGTTTACTGGTGGAGATGTTTGCGTGGATAGATCTTCAGAATCCGTGACCTGCCAGACTTTTGAACTGACATTGAGGTCTTGCCTTTATCCCCATATAGACAAGGAATACTTGGAATGCTGTGGTAATTTAATGCAAACTTTAAAGGAGGATTATAG GCTTGTAGAATATTTGCAGGCAATGAGAAACTTCTTCTTACTTGAAGCTGGAGATACCATGTATGACTTCTATACGTCTATTTTTGACAAAATTAGAGAAAAGGAGACTTGGCAGAATGTTGCTTTCTTAAATGTTCAACTTCAGGAAGCGGTTGGGCAACGCTATCCAGAGGACAGTGCAAG GTTGTCTATATCATTTGAAAGTGTTGATACGGCAAAGAAGAAACTCCCTGTCCACACCTTAGATGGTTTGACATTAAGTTACAAG GTTCCTTGGCCTGTGGATATAGTTATAAGCTTAGAGTGCCAAAAAATTTACAATCAAGTTTTTCTGCTCTTACTGCAAATAAAGTGGGCCAAGTATAGTCTAGATGTTTTACGATTTGATG aactagtctgtgctgcagaaaacCCAGAGGCAAAGGAAGGAACTGTAGTAGAACAAAGAATGCTTCCTCTATTTGGAGTGCAAACAGAAAGTATAAAACAACAAATACATCGCATGTTCCTCTTAAGAGTGAAACTTATGCATTTTGTTAACAGCCTGCACAACTACATCATGACTAGG ATTCTTCACAGTACAGGCTTGGAGTTTCAGCATCAGGTAGAAGAAGCCAAAGATTTAGATCAGTTGATAAAGATTCATTATAGATACCTGTCTACAATCCATGATCGCTGCCTACTGAGAGAAAAG GTGAGCTTTGTGAAAGAAGCTATAATGAAAGTATTAAATTTAGTACTGATGTTTGCAGACCGCTGGCAGGCTGGTTTGGGGGCTTGGAA GATGGAATCCATAGAGAAGatggaatctgattttaaaaactgtcaCATGTTTCTTGTAACTGTTCTCAACAAAGCTGTCTGTCGAGGCTCTTTTCCACACT TGGAATCTTTAGCTTTGTCACTGATGGCTGGCATGGAACAAAGTTAA